Genomic DNA from bacterium:
GCGAGCGGAAAGAGGCCCTCGCAGAGCGCTTCCAGGTAGAAGCCGGTACCGCCAACCACGATGGCCGGCGGCCGGTCCGCGCGCCGCAGCAGTGCGAGAGCGTCGCTCGCGAAGGCCTGGGCGGACCAGCGCCGCGCGAGCGGCAGGAAGTCGATGCCGTGATGTACGGCGCGCGCGCGCTCGGCGGCCGTGGGCTGAGCCGTGCCGACGCGCAGGCCGGCGTAGACCTGCCGGCTGTCCGCGCTGATCAGCTCGCGCCCCGCCCGCTCGGCCAGGTCCAGGGCGAGCGCGCTCTTGCCCGTGGCCGTGGCCCCCATGATGACGAGCACCTCGCGCATCAGTCGCCGGGCACCCGCCGGTGGAAGCGCTTCTCCAACTCGTCCATGCTGATGCGGATCACGATCGGCCGCCCGTGCGGGCAGGTGTAGGGATTCGCCGTCCCGAAGAGCTGGTCGACGAGCTCGCGCATCTCCTCCTCGCGCAGCGGCTCGCCAGCCTTGATCGCGCTCTTGCAGCAGAAGCTGATCAGGGCGCGGTCGCGCCGCTCGGCTACGCCGCCGCTCTCGGCGAGGATCTCGTCGAGAATGTCGCGAATCACCTGGCCGCCGTCCCAGCGGCGCAGGCCGTCCGGAATGCCCAGCACCGAGAGCGTGTTCGCGCCGAAGGCCTCGATCAGAAAGCCCAGCTCCGCGAAGAAGTCCGTCTGCTCCTGCCAGGCGGCCATCTCGGCCGGCCCCAGCTCGACGGTGTGCGGGAAGAGCAGGCGCTGCACCCCGGCCGGCTCACCGGCCAGGGCGGCGCGCGCGCGGTCGTAGAGCACGCGCTCGTGGGCATTGTGCTGGTCGATGATGACGAGGCCGCCACGGATCTGGGTCAGGATGAAGGTGTCGTGGAGCTGCCAGAAGCGCCGTTCCTCGCGCTCCGCTTCGCCGGATCGCCGACCGGCCAGCTCGCCCAGGCGCAGGAAGCCGCCCGCGCTCGCCGCTGCCGGAGCGGGGGCGCGCGGCGCCAGGGGCAGCGCCGCCTGCGCTGGAGCCGGCGCCGCACCCGCTGCGCTCGCCACCCCGCCGAGACGCGGCGCGCCGAGCTGCGCATCCTCGCTCGTTTGCAGCAGGCGCCGCAGACCCCCGCGTTCCCCCAGCGCGGCGCGGATGGCCTCCCCGACGAGATGGTGCACGAGCCGACCGTCCTTGAAGCGCACCTCGCGCTTGGCCGGGTGGACGTTCACGTCCACCAGCCCGGGCGGCGCTTCCAGGAAGAGCAGGCAGGCCGGGAAGCGCCCCGGCGGCAAGGACTCCGCGCAGGCCTGGGCGATCGCGTGGCTGACCTGGCGATCCTCGATGGGCCGGCGGCGCAGGTAGAGGAACTGGTGGCTGCGGTTGCCCCGGCTGACCAGGGGCAGCGTGATCAGGCCGCGCAGCGCGTAGCCGCTCGCGGCCGCCTGCAGGGGGACCATGTGCCTCGCCGTCGTCTCGCCGAGCAGCGCGGCGGCGCGGGCGCGGGCGTCGGGCGCCGGCGCGAGCTGCATCAGCTCGCGGCCCTCCTCGCGCAGCAGGAAGCGCAGCTCGGGATAGGCGAGCGCGTAGGTCTGCCAGACCTCGAGCAGGCGGCGCTTCTCCCCGCTCTCGCTGCGCAGGAACTTGCGCCGGGCCGGCAGGTCGCCGAAGAGTTCGCGCACGGTCACCGTGGTGCCGCGCGCGCGGGCGACGGGGCGCGGCGCCTCGATCTGCCCCGCGCGCCCCGTGATCGCCCAGCCGCTGTCGGCGCCTTCGACGCGGCTCGCCAGCTCGAGCAGCGACACCGAGGCGATGGCGGCCAGCGCCTCGCCGCGGAAGCCGAGCGTCTCGTCGCGCTCAAGGTCGGCGAGCGTGCGGATCTTGCTCGTCGCGTGCCGCTCGAGGGCCAGCGCCAGCTCTTCGCGGGGAATCCCGCTGCCGTCGTCGGCCAGGCGCAGGAGCGCGATCCCGCCCGCGGCAAACTCGAGTTCCAGGCTCGTCGCTCCGGCGTCGAGCGCGTTCTCGAGCAGCTCCTTGAGCACCGAGGCCGGCCGCTCGACCACCTCGCCGGCGGCGATGCGGTTCACGGTCTCGCTCGGCAGGACCCGGATCGCGGCGCGGCTGCTCACGCGTCGCTCTCGGCCAGCGCCCCGCGGCGCCGCAGGCGCTGCAGCGCCAGCTCGACGAGGGCCTTGGCGCTCTCGCCGTCGCGCGGGTAGCTCGCCTGCCCCGCCAGCACCCGCCAGGGTCCGGCAGGCTCTCCGGCCAGGGTCTCCAGCAGCGCGGCCTCCAGGCGGCGCCGCAGGGCGCTGGCCTGCTCGAGGGTTTCCGGCGCGAGGTGCAGCAGGTAGCCCTCCTGACTCAGCCCCCAGCTGTCAGAGCTGCGCCCGAGCCGCGCCGGCAGGCTGCGCAGCGGTTCGCCGAGGAAGGCGGCTTCGGAGAGCGCCCGGCCCTGGGCGTCCAACACGCGCAGGATGCTCAGCGTGAAGCCCAGGTGATAGCGCTGACTGCGCTGCAGCTCGCGCTGCAGTTCGCGGGCGAAGGCCGCGTAGGGCGCCCCCGTGAGCGGCGCCGGCGCCGCGCCGCTGGCCGGGGCGGGCGCGTCGCTTCCGGGCGGCGCCGCCCCCCCCCGCTGCGGCCAGCGCTCGGCAGCGGCCGCGAAGTCGAGGCAGGGCGCCGCCCCGGCCCGCGCTCGCCACTCGGGGCTGCAGACCCAGAGGTCCGCGGGCGGGACGGGCTCGCTGCCCGCCGGCGTCAGCAGGGGCAGCGCGCCGATCGCGGCCAGCAGCGCTGTCAGGCTCGCCGCCTCGGCGCTGCCCAGGGCGACCACCGTGGCCAGGCCCTCGCCCCGCAGCCGTTCGTAGAGGGGGAGCAGCTCGCCATCTCCACCGGCCAGGATCACCCGCTCCCCCGCCGCCATCGTCATCGAGCACCTCCGCTCGCTTCCCGCAGTTGCGCCTGCAGCTGGTGCAGGGCGTTCAGCGCCTCCAGCGGCGTCAGCGACTCCAGGTCCAGGGCCGCCAGACTGCGCAGCACGGCCTGCCGCCCGTCCGCGAAGAGCTCCAGCTGCGCCCGCCGCTCGCCGGGCGCGGGGGCGGGTCTCGCCATCGTCTGATCTTGCTCGATCCAATGCAAGAGCTGAAAGGCGCGCCGGATCACCTCGGCCGGCAGGCCGGCCAGGCGCGCCACGTGGATGCCGTAGCTGCGCTCGGCCGGGCCCGGCTCCACCCGGCGCAGGAA
This window encodes:
- the mutL gene encoding DNA mismatch repair endonuclease MutL produces the protein MSSRAAIRVLPSETVNRIAAGEVVERPASVLKELLENALDAGATSLELEFAAGGIALLRLADDGSGIPREELALALERHATSKIRTLADLERDETLGFRGEALAAIASVSLLELASRVEGADSGWAITGRAGQIEAPRPVARARGTTVTVRELFGDLPARRKFLRSESGEKRRLLEVWQTYALAYPELRFLLREEGRELMQLAPAPDARARAAALLGETTARHMVPLQAAASGYALRGLITLPLVSRGNRSHQFLYLRRRPIEDRQVSHAIAQACAESLPPGRFPACLLFLEAPPGLVDVNVHPAKREVRFKDGRLVHHLVGEAIRAALGERGGLRRLLQTSEDAQLGAPRLGGVASAAGAAPAPAQAALPLAPRAPAPAAASAGGFLRLGELAGRRSGEAEREERRFWQLHDTFILTQIRGGLVIIDQHNAHERVLYDRARAALAGEPAGVQRLLFPHTVELGPAEMAAWQEQTDFFAELGFLIEAFGANTLSVLGIPDGLRRWDGGQVIRDILDEILAESGGVAERRDRALISFCCKSAIKAGEPLREEEMRELVDQLFGTANPYTCPHGRPIVIRISMDELEKRFHRRVPGD